Proteins encoded by one window of Streptomyces sp. NBC_01477:
- a CDS encoding methylmalonyl-CoA mutase subunit beta, with amino-acid sequence MTVLSDDELPLAAEFPSATHDQWRELAAGVLRKSGKEITGQEAEDALSTVVDDGLRVRPLYTSRDTAAAPGLPGFAPFVRGSRPEGNTVGGWDVRQRHTAAGAEAVLADLETGATSLWLVVGETAGIPVDALAGTLDGVHLDLAPVVLDAGEETVPAARRLVRIHEERGVTADAVRGSLGADPLGHEAATGRPYDIGPLVELARLCGTRHPGLRAFTVDALPYHEAGGSAAQELGCSLATGVAYLRALTDAGLSVGQAYEQVREFRYAATADQFLTVAKLRAARRLWARVAEVCGVPRAGGQLQHAVTSPVMMTRRDPWVNMLRTTVATLAAGVGGADAVTVLPFDHALGLPDAFARRIARNTSTVLVEEAHLSRVIDPAGGSWYVERLTEELAHAAWEFFQDIERAGGQAASLRSGLVRDRLAATWSARSTRLAKRTEPVTGVSEFPNLAETPVVRPPAPAPPPGGLPRVRRDEAFEALRARSDAHLAATGARPRIHLAEFGPAGASSARAAFAANLFQAGGIETVTGGAFEDSGARDACLCSSDALYGEQAEDVAARLRAAGAEHVFLAGRPAAHAGVDTYVFTGCDAVSVLTAALDRMGVS; translated from the coding sequence ATGACGGTGTTGTCTGACGACGAGTTGCCTCTTGCGGCCGAGTTCCCTTCCGCGACGCATGATCAGTGGCGGGAACTGGCGGCCGGCGTTCTGCGCAAGTCCGGTAAGGAGATCACCGGTCAGGAGGCGGAGGACGCCCTGTCCACCGTCGTCGACGACGGGCTCCGCGTCCGCCCCCTGTACACCTCGCGCGACACCGCCGCCGCGCCCGGCCTTCCCGGCTTCGCCCCCTTCGTGCGCGGCAGCCGGCCCGAGGGCAACACGGTCGGCGGCTGGGACGTCCGCCAGCGGCACACGGCCGCCGGCGCCGAGGCGGTGCTGGCCGACCTGGAGACCGGCGCCACCTCGCTGTGGCTGGTGGTGGGCGAGACCGCCGGCATCCCGGTCGACGCACTGGCGGGCACGCTCGACGGTGTCCACCTCGACCTGGCGCCCGTGGTCCTGGACGCGGGCGAGGAGACCGTGCCGGCGGCGCGGCGCCTGGTGCGGATCCACGAGGAGCGCGGTGTCACCGCCGACGCCGTACGCGGCAGCCTGGGCGCGGACCCCCTCGGCCACGAGGCCGCCACCGGACGGCCGTACGACATCGGGCCCCTGGTCGAACTGGCCCGGCTGTGCGGCACACGCCACCCGGGCCTGCGGGCCTTCACCGTGGACGCGCTGCCGTACCACGAGGCCGGCGGCTCGGCCGCGCAGGAACTGGGCTGCTCCCTGGCCACGGGTGTCGCGTACCTGCGGGCGCTGACGGACGCCGGGCTCAGCGTCGGGCAGGCATATGAGCAGGTCCGGGAGTTCCGGTACGCGGCGACCGCCGACCAGTTCCTGACCGTCGCCAAGCTGCGCGCGGCGCGCCGGCTGTGGGCCCGGGTCGCCGAGGTGTGCGGGGTGCCGCGTGCGGGCGGGCAGCTCCAGCACGCGGTGACCTCGCCGGTGATGATGACGCGCCGCGACCCGTGGGTGAACATGCTGCGCACGACGGTCGCGACGCTGGCCGCGGGAGTGGGAGGTGCCGACGCGGTGACGGTCCTGCCCTTCGACCACGCGCTGGGCCTGCCGGACGCCTTCGCGCGGCGCATAGCGCGCAACACCTCGACCGTCCTGGTCGAGGAGGCGCACCTGTCCCGGGTGATCGACCCGGCCGGCGGCTCCTGGTACGTGGAGCGGCTGACCGAGGAACTCGCGCACGCGGCATGGGAGTTCTTCCAGGACATCGAACGGGCCGGCGGCCAGGCGGCGTCCCTGCGCTCCGGGCTGGTGCGCGACCGGCTGGCCGCGACCTGGTCGGCACGCAGCACCAGGCTGGCGAAGCGCACTGAACCGGTCACCGGGGTCAGCGAGTTCCCGAATCTGGCCGAGACGCCGGTGGTCCGTCCCCCGGCGCCCGCGCCGCCCCCGGGGGGCCTGCCGCGGGTCCGCCGCGATGAGGCGTTCGAGGCGCTGCGGGCCCGCTCCGACGCCCATCTCGCCGCGACCGGGGCCAGGCCGCGGATCCATCTGGCCGAGTTCGGTCCGGCGGGCGCGTCGTCCGCCCGGGCCGCCTTCGCGGCCAACCTCTTCCAGGCGGGCGGGATCGAGACCGTCACCGGGGGAGCCTTCGAGGACAGCGGCGCACGAGACGCGTGCCTGTGTTCCAGCGACGCCCTGTACGGGGAGCAGGCCGAGGACGTCGCGGCCCGGTTGCGCGCGGCAGGCGCGGAACACGTGTTCCTCGCCGGACGTCCGGCTGCTCACGCCGGTGTCGACACCTACGTCTTCACCGGCTGCGACGCGGTGTCCGTGCTCACCGCCGCCCTTGACCGTATGGGAGTGTCCTGA